One Brachyspira pilosicoli P43/6/78 genomic window carries:
- a CDS encoding ATP-binding protein: protein MEKYILDNDLDNISKLIENICLRIDKYIIDTDLFSSALYEVIINAIEHGNLNILYEQKKEWLQKNIYNKKLNELLKSELAQNTNIELTLDINENDRTITITVKDSGEGFNINKALKTIKDDGFARESGRGIIIIKSYFDEVKHNKKGNVITLIKKFNKNT, encoded by the coding sequence GTGGAAAAGTATATACTAGATAATGATTTAGATAATATAAGCAAACTCATAGAAAATATATGTCTAAGAATAGATAAATACATAATAGATACTGACCTCTTTTCATCAGCATTATATGAAGTAATAATCAATGCTATAGAACATGGCAATCTCAATATATTGTATGAACAAAAAAAAGAGTGGCTTCAAAAAAATATATATAATAAAAAACTAAACGAATTACTAAAAAGCGAACTTGCTCAAAATACCAATATAGAATTAACTTTAGACATAAATGAAAATGATAGAACTATCACAATCACAGTAAAAGATAGCGGAGAAGGCTTTAATATAAACAAAGCATTAAAAACAATTAAAGATGATGGTTTTGCAAGAGAAAGCGGAAGAGGAATTATAATAATAAAATCATATTTTGATGAAGTAAAACATAATAAAAAAGGCAATGTTATTACTCTCATTAAAAAATTCAATAAAAATACATAA
- the mtnK gene encoding S-methyl-5-thioribose kinase → MCKFDKHFLMSTEDVKEYCKKVLKYFNEDEEIEAIEIGDGNINYVFKVFSKDKSIIIKQADEFLRSSGRALDVYRSKIEAEILKIEYSLSPNHIPKVYSYDENMHALAMEDISDYKNMRKELLEEKQFDNFSDEIADFLSNVLLPTTDLVMDRAEKKDNVKLFINKELCDITEDLVLTEPYYNYKNRNIISKGQEDFVEKFLYNDESLKFEICKLRDRFMNYSQALIHGDLHTGSIFINQKGVKIIDPEFAFYGPIGYDIGNVIGNLFFSLANKTYFSNNKDFVKWIKKTIIDTFDKINISLRKKYDDIVTFSLYKNESFKEYYLSSILSDSIGYAGTEMIRRTVGDSKVAEISSLELSDKKLIMERALIKTAILFIKNRNTINEGKKLIDIFEFIKE, encoded by the coding sequence ATGTGTAAATTTGATAAGCATTTCTTGATGAGTACGGAAGATGTAAAGGAATATTGTAAAAAAGTCTTAAAATATTTTAATGAAGATGAAGAAATTGAGGCTATTGAAATAGGGGACGGTAATATAAATTATGTGTTTAAGGTTTTTAGTAAAGATAAATCTATTATAATAAAACAGGCTGATGAGTTTTTACGTTCTTCTGGCAGAGCTTTAGATGTTTACAGAAGTAAAATAGAGGCAGAAATATTAAAAATAGAGTATTCTTTGTCGCCTAATCATATACCTAAAGTTTATTCTTATGATGAGAATATGCATGCTTTGGCTATGGAAGATATATCTGATTATAAAAACATGCGTAAAGAGTTATTAGAAGAAAAACAGTTTGATAATTTTTCTGATGAGATTGCTGACTTTTTATCTAATGTTTTGCTTCCTACAACTGATTTGGTAATGGATAGGGCAGAAAAAAAAGATAATGTGAAGCTTTTTATAAATAAAGAATTATGCGATATCACAGAAGATTTAGTTTTAACAGAGCCTTATTATAATTATAAAAATAGAAATATAATATCTAAAGGACAAGAAGATTTTGTAGAGAAGTTTTTGTATAATGATGAAAGCTTAAAGTTTGAAATATGCAAATTGAGAGATAGGTTTATGAATTATTCTCAGGCACTTATACATGGGGATTTGCATACAGGCTCTATATTTATAAATCAAAAAGGCGTAAAGATAATAGATCCAGAGTTTGCTTTTTATGGACCTATAGGATACGATATTGGTAATGTTATAGGAAACTTATTTTTCTCTTTGGCTAATAAAACTTATTTTTCTAATAATAAAGATTTTGTTAAATGGATAAAGAAAACAATAATAGATACATTTGATAAAATAAATATTTCTTTAAGAAAAAAGTATGATGATATAGTTACATTTAGTCTTTATAAAAATGAGAGTTTTAAAGAATATTATTTGAGTTCTATATTATCAGATTCTATAGGATATGCAGGCACAGAAATGATAAGAAGAACTGTAGGAGACTCTAAGGTAGCTGAGATATCATCTTTAGAATTATCTGATAAAAAACTTATTATGGAGAGAGCATTAATAAAAACAGCAATATTATTTATAAAAAATAGAAATACTATAAACGAAGGAAAAAAATTAATAGATATATTTGAGTTTATAAAAGAGTGA
- a CDS encoding anti-sigma factor family protein, whose product MNNTHEYYEMLISRYKDNDLNDEEIAEMEKHLHECAECRKFKEEIFAMSSILTGKMPIEVNNTKKKFKFVPYIASIAAMLLIFVGIGVVINNNNNTASAPIVASTSVSQEQEENVYSEDGYSDYALLSTYFDYAEENQSTEEDSITVLSAYMAYME is encoded by the coding sequence ATGAACAACACACATGAGTATTATGAAATGCTTATTAGCAGATATAAAGATAATGATTTAAATGATGAAGAAATAGCAGAAATGGAAAAACATTTGCATGAATGTGCTGAATGTAGAAAGTTTAAAGAAGAAATTTTTGCTATGTCATCTATTTTAACTGGGAAGATGCCCATAGAAGTAAATAACACAAAAAAGAAATTTAAATTCGTACCTTATATTGCTTCTATAGCAGCTATGTTATTGATATTTGTTGGAATAGGTGTAGTTATTAACAATAATAATAATACAGCATCTGCTCCAATAGTAGCTTCAACATCTGTTTCTCAAGAACAAGAAGAGAATGTATATAGCGAAGATGGCTACAGTGATTATGCACTTTTATCTACATACTTTGATTATGCCGAAGAAAATCAAAGCACTGAAGAAGACAGCATAACAGTATTATCTGCTTATATGGCTTATATGGAATAA
- a CDS encoding ATP-binding protein, giving the protein MDTGFVTLERFIAINEYDDGSFSKEYNCDIINRKGSDAVIIVPYAYIDNQMHVLMIKNFRPVVYYKEKVLNNKSAGEIDENIMSFLEFPAGMLEEDELNMKDSNMGIRKCAQRELEEETGYSVNIKNIKVLGHQYYSSSGIITERINIATCDITGLKPKKVKTDGSVMEENIDSFFVEFTEAIKWCKEGIIKNAGTEIGLNRLYFSILYEQQKKHTDILQKRLVSLFNEINSLKKSVNYYNKLIREFKATITHELRHPFTEIMGYINLLKRKTLAEDKKEEAINVISRSIKKLYDNNNNLIQIAIKDDESYSYTSEFNVEDELNSIIEGYKILYPKDINTEINIEENCKTLIGYKERFRLIMEGIVSNAFKFTKSGTISINVRMLDTIETKVIDLSPDLFNYHSMQNIIPNEIEITVKDTGKGIKQSKLKKIFIPFYQSDSRFEREYGGIGIGLSVVKDLLDTMQGAITIDSSEGAGTIVKLRIPFGVVNTSKN; this is encoded by the coding sequence TTGGATACTGGTTTTGTTACATTAGAAAGATTTATAGCTATAAATGAATATGATGACGGAAGTTTTTCAAAAGAATATAATTGCGATATCATTAACAGAAAAGGCTCTGATGCAGTTATAATAGTTCCATATGCTTATATAGATAATCAAATGCATGTGCTTATGATTAAAAATTTCAGACCAGTAGTATACTATAAAGAAAAAGTATTAAATAATAAAAGTGCTGGCGAAATAGATGAAAATATTATGTCATTTTTAGAGTTTCCAGCTGGTATGCTCGAAGAAGATGAACTTAACATGAAAGACAGTAATATGGGTATAAGAAAATGTGCTCAAAGAGAATTGGAAGAAGAGACAGGATATAGTGTCAATATAAAGAATATTAAAGTTTTAGGACATCAATATTACAGCTCTTCTGGTATTATTACAGAGAGAATAAATATTGCCACATGCGATATAACAGGATTAAAACCTAAAAAAGTAAAAACTGACGGTTCTGTTATGGAAGAAAATATTGATTCTTTTTTTGTGGAGTTTACTGAGGCTATAAAATGGTGCAAAGAAGGAATAATAAAAAATGCTGGTACAGAAATAGGCTTAAACAGACTTTATTTTTCAATACTATATGAACAGCAAAAAAAACATACTGATATATTACAAAAAAGATTAGTTTCTTTATTTAATGAAATAAACTCTTTGAAAAAAAGTGTTAATTATTATAATAAGCTTATAAGAGAGTTTAAAGCTACTATCACTCATGAGCTTAGACACCCATTTACAGAGATAATGGGGTATATTAATTTATTAAAAAGAAAAACATTAGCTGAAGATAAAAAAGAAGAGGCTATTAATGTTATATCTAGAAGTATAAAAAAACTATATGATAATAATAATAATTTAATACAGATTGCCATTAAAGATGATGAAAGCTATAGTTATACTTCTGAATTTAATGTTGAAGATGAATTAAACTCAATAATAGAAGGATATAAAATTTTATACCCAAAAGATATTAATACAGAAATAAATATAGAAGAAAATTGTAAGACTCTAATAGGATATAAAGAGAGATTTAGATTGATAATGGAAGGTATAGTCTCTAATGCCTTTAAATTTACAAAGTCCGGCACAATATCTATAAACGTTAGAATGCTTGATACTATTGAAACTAAAGTTATAGATTTATCACCAGACTTATTTAATTATCATTCTATGCAAAACATCATACCAAATGAAATAGAAATTACGGTAAAAGATACAGGCAAAGGAATAAAGCAAAGCAAATTAAAGAAAATCTTTATACCATTCTATCAAAGCGATTCAAGGTTTGAAAGAGAATATGGCGGAATAGGAATAGGTTTATCTGTAGTCAAAGATCTTCTTGATACTATGCAAGGTGCAATTACAATAGATAGCTCTGAAGGTGCAGGTACTATAGTAAAATTAAGAATACCTTTTGGAGTTGTAAACACTTCCAAAAATTAA